The Peribacillus sp. FSL P2-0133 genome has a segment encoding these proteins:
- a CDS encoding cell wall hydrolase encodes MLNVKKMSFVVFICFMFFIPNSIYAQEILHNGSQGQAVYDLQENLKKMGYFNSQPTGYYGSITDHAVKQLQLDSGILPDGVFGFQTQQKLNSIEMMARVVYGEARGETYEGKVAVAAVILNRMSTPGFPKNTYDVIFQTNAFTAVHDGQYYLTPNSYSYRAVIDALQGWDPTHGSVYYYNPSSATDEWIFTRKTVIRIGNHLFAK; translated from the coding sequence ATGTTAAATGTAAAAAAAATGTCGTTTGTTGTTTTTATTTGTTTCATGTTTTTTATACCAAATTCAATCTATGCTCAAGAAATTTTACACAATGGAAGTCAAGGACAAGCAGTTTATGACTTACAAGAAAATTTAAAGAAAATGGGTTACTTTAACAGTCAACCAACAGGGTATTATGGTTCAATTACTGATCATGCAGTGAAACAACTTCAACTAGATTCTGGAATATTACCAGATGGAGTTTTTGGATTCCAAACACAACAAAAATTAAATAGTATTGAAATGATGGCCAGGGTTGTTTATGGAGAAGCTCGAGGAGAAACTTATGAAGGAAAAGTAGCTGTCGCTGCAGTAATTTTGAACCGAATGTCAACGCCAGGTTTTCCTAAAAATACTTACGATGTTATTTTCCAGACAAATGCTTTTACAGCTGTACATGATGGGCAATATTATTTGACCCCAAATAGCTATTCTTATCGAGCTGTTATTGATGCATTACAAGGTTGGGATCCTACTCATGGTTCTGTTTATTATTATAATCCGTCCTCGGCAACAGATGAATGGATTTTCACAAGGAAAACAGTCATTAGAATAGGCAACCACTTATTTGCAAAGTAA
- a CDS encoding ABC transporter ATP-binding protein, with product MSTILEARSMNKKVELGKDNELDILKDVSLEIEEGEFVSVMGPSGSGKSTLLYNVSGMDRMTSGSVKFKGREIGRLKEEELAKIRMNNMGFIFQDINLLKNLSVIDNVMFPALVSKDADKNAIHQKAKKLLEMTGIEKLADNTITQGSGGQLQRVGICRALINDPDIIFGDEPTGSLDSKSTEEIMSILAEINKKGTTIMLVTHDGKVAAKTERVLFMVDGNIVAQKKMRKYDAQHDDIKGREESIMKWLVENGF from the coding sequence ATGAGCACTATATTAGAAGCAAGAAGTATGAACAAAAAAGTAGAATTAGGAAAAGATAATGAGCTTGATATCTTAAAAGATGTAAGCTTGGAGATAGAAGAAGGTGAATTCGTATCGGTCATGGGGCCATCCGGAAGCGGGAAATCAACACTGCTATATAATGTAAGCGGTATGGATAGAATGACTTCTGGTAGTGTGAAATTTAAAGGCCGTGAAATCGGCAGACTAAAAGAAGAAGAACTGGCAAAGATTCGAATGAATAACATGGGATTTATCTTTCAGGATATTAATCTTTTAAAAAATCTGTCAGTGATCGACAATGTTATGTTTCCTGCTCTTGTATCAAAAGATGCGGATAAAAATGCGATACATCAAAAAGCAAAAAAACTGTTAGAAATGACAGGAATTGAAAAGCTTGCAGATAATACGATCACTCAAGGCTCTGGTGGACAGCTGCAGAGAGTCGGCATCTGCAGAGCATTGATAAATGATCCGGATATCATATTTGGAGACGAACCGACCGGATCATTAGATTCCAAATCGACAGAAGAGATTATGTCAATTCTTGCAGAGATTAATAAAAAAGGGACAACCATAATGCTCGTTACGCATGATGGAAAGGTGGCAGCAAAAACCGAAAGAGTATTGTTTATGGTAGATGGAAATATTGTGGCACAGAAGAAAATGCGTAAATACGATGCGCAGCATGACGATATTAAGGGAAGAGAAGAAAGTATTATGAAATGGTTAGTGGAAAATGGATTCTAA
- a CDS encoding ABC transporter permease produces MFLKIVKNDFIRNKIVNISVFVFITMAVILAASATNIIANLIQSMSELQESAVPADITQMHSGEYDQEEIDQFTEEHRENIAMQETMVLLTFDGSNIHFDQNQTMAGTIQDISFVVQNKNFDFILDMDNEKLDVTEGEVAVPIYFMQQYDLKIGDTITVKSGEYEKEFVISDYARDFEMNSSLTSSKRFVINQADYNEMLLRQAGELEYLIEFKLHENGDSQGLQTAYIEEGLPANGPTVGGKVFLLFNAMSDAAVAMIIILISILLIIIASLCIRLTFLATIDEDLREIGVMKAIGISKKAIKKVYLNKYRVMSVATGIIGYLLSFAAVNLFNGNMRLYLSSDLSGNFKYVLSFIAPLFVYFMIVMYCKNVLKRIDKISAVEALRSGIMDRGKNRKYSFPLLKNKFFSTNIYMGLRDVWKRFKLYRLLFFIFIVCTFIVILPINIYNTMNSPEFSTYMGIGKSDMRIDLRRTDTITEDFKKLQEELKNDYDIEKYAAYITCSYQVKNAAGSWDYINIETGDFSVFPLKYLEGRAPQGEGEISLSYANSSKDGLIKKVGDEVVVKVAGTEKTLKVTGIYQDITNGGKTAKAHTSLGLNEETVLWYIVSMDVAPGVDVREKMDYYQNTYDSAQVNDIKEYTQQTLGNLIDQMSTIVIGGIAIAVIIAVLITALFLKMILSKDMSQIAIMRSVGLTSKNVSHQYMSGTLMVLILGIIFGVLASNYLGEFLVSMAMSSMGAAKIELVHVAWQTWLLCPLALIVVVGFTISVCCKVTVEDDLSAVLRS; encoded by the coding sequence TTGTTTTTAAAAATTGTAAAGAATGATTTCATCAGGAATAAAATTGTAAATATATCAGTATTTGTATTTATAACTATGGCAGTTATTTTGGCAGCTAGTGCAACAAATATCATTGCCAATCTGATTCAGTCGATGTCGGAACTTCAGGAAAGTGCAGTCCCAGCTGATATTACGCAGATGCATTCCGGGGAATATGACCAGGAAGAAATCGATCAATTTACGGAAGAACACCGTGAGAATATAGCGATGCAGGAGACGATGGTTCTTTTGACTTTTGATGGAAGTAATATTCATTTTGACCAAAATCAAACGATGGCTGGAACTATACAGGATATTTCATTTGTCGTACAGAATAAAAATTTTGATTTTATATTGGATATGGATAATGAAAAGCTGGATGTAACAGAAGGGGAAGTGGCGGTTCCCATCTATTTCATGCAGCAATATGACTTAAAAATAGGTGATACGATTACGGTGAAAAGCGGAGAGTATGAGAAAGAGTTTGTCATTTCAGATTATGCAAGAGATTTTGAGATGAACTCTTCCCTTACTTCTTCGAAACGGTTTGTGATTAATCAGGCAGACTATAATGAAATGCTTTTAAGGCAGGCAGGGGAACTGGAATATCTGATCGAATTCAAACTGCATGAAAACGGGGATTCTCAAGGACTTCAGACGGCATATATCGAAGAAGGCCTTCCAGCAAACGGTCCTACAGTCGGAGGAAAGGTATTTCTGTTGTTTAATGCCATGTCAGATGCGGCAGTTGCAATGATTATTATACTTATCAGTATTCTGCTGATTATTATCGCTTCGCTCTGTATCAGACTTACGTTTCTGGCAACGATTGATGAAGATTTAAGAGAAATCGGTGTGATGAAAGCAATCGGAATATCCAAAAAGGCTATAAAGAAGGTTTATCTTAATAAATACAGAGTCATGTCAGTAGCAACAGGTATCATAGGCTATCTGCTTTCCTTTGCAGCAGTAAATCTGTTTAACGGTAATATGAGACTTTACCTTTCTTCGGATTTATCAGGAAACTTTAAATATGTACTATCTTTTATCGCTCCATTATTTGTATATTTCATGATTGTGATGTACTGCAAGAATGTACTGAAAAGAATCGATAAGATTTCTGCGGTGGAAGCATTGCGTTCAGGTATCATGGACCGTGGAAAGAACCGAAAATACAGTTTTCCACTGCTTAAGAACAAATTCTTCAGCACCAATATTTACATGGGACTAAGGGATGTATGGAAACGATTCAAATTATACAGGTTACTGTTCTTTATTTTTATCGTATGTACGTTTATTGTCATACTTCCCATAAATATTTATAACACCATGAATTCACCTGAATTTTCCACATACATGGGAATAGGAAAATCCGACATGAGAATCGATCTTCGAAGGACAGATACGATTACAGAAGATTTTAAAAAGCTGCAGGAAGAGCTGAAAAATGATTATGATATTGAAAAGTATGCGGCCTACATCACATGTTCCTACCAGGTCAAAAATGCAGCAGGTTCCTGGGACTATATTAATATTGAAACCGGAGATTTTTCAGTATTTCCATTAAAATATCTGGAAGGAAGAGCACCGCAGGGTGAAGGGGAAATCTCACTTTCCTATGCCAATTCGTCAAAAGATGGATTAATCAAGAAAGTGGGAGATGAGGTAGTCGTAAAGGTTGCCGGGACAGAAAAGACTTTGAAAGTAACGGGAATTTATCAAGATATTACAAATGGCGGGAAAACAGCAAAGGCGCATACCAGTCTTGGTTTAAATGAAGAGACCGTTCTTTGGTATATTGTGAGCATGGATGTGGCTCCAGGCGTTGATGTTCGTGAGAAAATGGACTACTACCAGAATACCTATGATTCTGCGCAGGTAAATGATATCAAGGAATATACCCAACAGACTCTGGGAAATCTTATTGATCAGATGAGCACAATTGTTATAGGCGGAATCGCAATTGCAGTAATCATTGCAGTATTGATAACTGCATTATTCCTTAAGATGATATTGTCAAAGGATATGTCTCAGATTGCAATCATGCGAAGTGTGGGATTAACTTCTAAAAATGTTAGTCATCAATATATGTCAGGTACTTTGATGGTACTGATATTGGGAATCATATTTGGAGTGTTGGCTTCTAATTATTTAGGGGAGTTTCTTGTAAGTATGGCCATGTCCTCTATGGGAGCTGCAAAAATTGAATTGGTTCATGTTGCATGGCAGACTTGGCTGCTATGTCCGTTAGCGCTGATTGTAGTAGTTGGATTTACTATATCTGTGTGCTGTAAGGTAACAGTAGAAGATGATTTATCAGCAGTTTTAAGAAGTTAG